One stretch of Hevea brasiliensis isolate MT/VB/25A 57/8 chromosome 12, ASM3005281v1, whole genome shotgun sequence DNA includes these proteins:
- the LOC110654411 gene encoding serine/threonine-protein kinase/endoribonuclease IRE1b, with translation MKRFLIFLLFFMLIVFPLIRDISSTSISQTSIPDESSQISKLYKSFLPPKPKQDVALVAALDGTVYFVDTNSRKIRWSFSSGQPIYSSYQATVNNDDDTRNASELSDDLYYIDCGDDWELYVHSKRFGKLQKPPLSAEEYIKMTPHISEDGEITLGFKKTTAFLVDAKTGQVVRTYGLDNSSSISKAQATEENALLLAKDAQLIESIAADLGTAKHLIYITRTDYVLQHYSPNSTEILWNLAFADIEAEFRCQGFRSSLDGASPSVDEEVDDIQFPCQMKTAVLRIRDYSLLEFDKLAVAWLGGEARFLPAPIHSPSLGPVRGFPLALPTNEDRLMLALPASEAKKPGNFGMLSGDADIINSTSLSSEIMAKYHMWPFIAAFLSIISSVFYNYLTFRKQSRLSKSVEDLKSHSGSGMPKKKKSKRSGNNRNSPNDERREKYLPRENKAGNSTGGSLMEENCGRRIGKLLVSNKEIAKGSNGTVVLEGIYDGRAVAVKRLVQTHHDVALKEIENLIASDQHPNIVRWYGVEYDQDFVYLALERCTCSLNDFIYVYSESFQSQMLSKDADSNRLPEFTIQLHSMLEHSRNVELWKANGHPSIHLLKLMRDVVSGLAHLHELGIIHRDLKPQNVLIINDKSFCAKLSDMGISKRLVGDMSSLTQHPTGYGSSGWQAPEQLLHGRQTRAVDLFSLGCVLFFCVTGGKHPFGDNIERDVNIVNDRKDLFLVENISEAVDLFSRLLDPKPDNRPKAQEVLSHPFFWTSERRLLFLQDSSDRVELEDRENESELLAALESVGTVALNGKWDEKMEAAFINNIGHYRRYKYDSVRDLLRVIRNKSHHYRELPQEIKEILGSHPEGFENYFSCRFPKLLIEVFKVMYRYCKEEEFFCKYIECSVI, from the exons ATGAAACGATTTCTCATATTTCTCCTGTTCTTTATGCTGATAGTATTTCCGTTGATAAGGGATATCTCGAGCACATCGATCTCCCAGACTTCCATTCCCGATGAGAGCAGCCAGATTTCCAAGCTATACAAATCTTTTTTGCCCCCAAAACC TAAACAAGATGTAGCATTAGTTGCCGCATTGGATGGAACTGTATACTTCGTCGACACTAACTCAAGGAAAATTCGCTGGTCTTTTTCATCTGGGCAGCCGATTTATTCTTCTTATCAGGCTACTGTTAACAATGACGATGATACGCGTAATGCCTCTGAACTGAGTGATGACTTATATTATATAGATTGTGGGGATGATTGGGAACTCTATGTGCATAGCAAGCGCTTTGGCAAATTG CAAAAACCCCCACTGAGTGCTGAAGAATATATTAAAATGACACCACACATATCAGAGGATGGAGAAATTACACTGGGATTTAAAAAGACGACTGCATTTCTGGTTGATGCTAAGACTGGACAAGTGGTTCGTACTTATGGGTTGGATAATTCTTCTTCCATATCAAAGGCTCAGGCTACTGAAGAAAATGCTCTTCTGTTGGCAAAAGATGCTCAATTGATAGAATCTATTGCTGCTGACTTGGGAACAGCTAAGCATCTGATTTACATCACAAGGACAGATTATGTGCTGCAACACTATTCTCCAAACTCCACTGAAATTTTATGGAACTTGGCATTTGCTGATATTGAGGCTGAATTTCGCTGTCAAGGGTTTAGAAGTTCCTTAGATGGAGCTTCGCCAAGTGTAGATGAGGAAGTAGATGATATTCAATTTCCTTGTCAGATGAAGACTGCTGTCCTTCGAATTCGTGATTATAGCTTGTTAGAATTTGATAAACTAGCAGTTGCTTGGCTTGGAGGTGAAGCTCGTTTTCTGCCTGCCCCAATTCACAGTCCTTCCTTAGGACCTGTTCGTGGGTTTCCACTGGCTCTCCCAACTAATGAAGACAGACTTATGCTTGCTTTGCCTGCATCTGAGGCCAAAAAACCTGGGAATTTCGGTATGCTTAGTGGAGATGCTGATATAATCAACAGCACAAGTTTATCTTCTGAAATTATGGCAAAATATCATATGTGGCCTTTTATTGCTGCCTTTTTGTCCATTATCAGTTccgttttttataattatttaacatTTAGAAAGCAGAGTAGGCTGAGCAAGTCAGTTGAGGATCTTAAATCGCATTCTGGGAGTGGAATGCCCAAAAAGAAGAAAAGTAAGAGATCAGGAAACAATAGGAACAGTCCCAATGATGAGAGAAGGGAGAAATATCTTCCTCGTGAGAATAAAGCTGGAAACAGCACTGGAGGTTCACTCATGGAAGAGAATTGCGGGCGCAGGATTGGTAAGTTACTTGTTTCTAACAAAGAAATTGCTAAGGGGAGTAATGGTACAGTTGTGCTTGAGGGAATTTATGATGGTCGTGCTGTAGCTGTTAAACGGCTCGTGCAGACTCATCACGATGTGGCTTTGAAAGAGATTGAGAACCTTATTGCTTCTGATCAACATCCAAACATTGTTAGATGGTATGGAGTGGAGTATGACCAAGATTTTGTATATCTTGCTTTGGAGCGTTGCACTTGCAGCTTAAATGACTTCATTTATGTGTATTCTGAATCTTTTCAAAGTCAAATGCTTTCCAAGGATGCAGATTCCAACCGCCTGCCTGAGTTTACTattcaattacattcaatgttgGAACATAGCAGaaatgttgaattgtggaaggcaAATGGACATCCTTctattcatttattaaaattgatgAG GGATGTGGTTTCTGGTCTTGCTCATCTGCATGAACTTGGAATTATACATCGGGACTTAAAGCCTCAAAATGTTTTGATAATCAATGATAAATCTTTTTGTGCAAAGCTTTCTGATATGGGCATTAGCAAGCGCCTTGTTGGAGACATGTCTTCCTTGACCCAACACCCGACTG GTTATGGGAGTTCAGGCTGGCAAGCGCCCGAACAACTACTCCACGGACGCCAAACACGTGCAGTAGATTTATTTAGTTTAGgctgtgttctatttttctgtgtCACAGGAGGAAAGCACCCTTTTGGCGACAATATTGAACGTGATGTAAATATTGTGAATGACAGGAAAGACCTGTTCTTGGTGGAGAATATATCAGAAGCTGTGGATCTTTTTTCTCGCCTCTTGGATCCTAAGCCAGATAACAG GCCAAAAGCTCAGGAGGTGCTGAGCCATCCTTTTTTCTGGACATCTGAGAGAAGACTCTTATTTCTTCAGGATTCTAGTGATAGGGTTGAACTGGAAGATAGGGAGAACGAATCAGAACTCTTAGCTGCACTAGAAAGTGTCGGAACAGTGGCATTAAATGGGAAATGGGACGAAAAGATGGAAGCTGCATTCATCAACAACATTGGCCACTACAGGCGTTATAAGTATGATAGTGTCCGAGACTTGTTGCGGGTCATACGCAACAAGTCACATCACTACAGGGAACTTCCTCAAGAGATCAAGGAAATATTAGGATCTCATCCAGAAGGATTTGAGAACTACTTTTCATGTCGATTTCCAAAACTCTTGATAGAGGTTTTCAAAGTTATGTATAGGTACTGCAAAGAGGAGGAATTCTTCTGTAAATACATAGAGTGCAGTGTAATCTAG